In one Phyllostomus discolor isolate MPI-MPIP mPhyDis1 chromosome 8, mPhyDis1.pri.v3, whole genome shotgun sequence genomic region, the following are encoded:
- the LOC118502346 gene encoding uncharacterized protein LOC118502346 — MSTQKLEDLSSPNRTDRQDEYTNSGFTRQLPALGENDPVKLQNSEKRALRERGRGRTPDPLFRTPTLRPPPHPVQVRALRGQSSGAWEARTLPTPSRDPEGSVQGGLTPPCGVPGARETSRQLAARVCTAPSTAWAKGTAAPSGGERDRGGEEAVNSPSVRASPRRALRLRPRRGPPGPLAGPGAAPPGAQENGGESGSLLGGLGHLAERSQLQRRGKSGLTCHYFLRHLGSTCQRPHKALWIFGARLQTPTTHFLLRDTGGRFRARQPCRPAGALTPAFVGRKVLEPSGSRIWRHGVPESTSV, encoded by the exons ATGTCAACACAGAAACTGGAAGACCTGTCCAGTCCCAATCGCACTGACAGG CAAGATGAATATACAAACTCAGGTTTTACCAGACAACTTCCTGCTCTTGGAGAAAATGACCCAGTAAAAttacaaaa CTCAGAAAAGAGAGCCCTCCGCGAAAGAGGGAGGGGGCGCACCCCTGACCCACTTTTCCGGACGCCCACCCTtcggcccccgccccacccagtgCAAGTCCGAGCCCTGAGGGGGCAATCGAGCGGGGCGTGGGAGGCCCgcacgctccccacccccagccgcgACCCGGAGGGAAGCGTGCAGGGAGGCTTGACTCCCCCTTGCGGAGTGCCCGGGGCTCGAGAGACCTCCCGCCAGCTCGCGGCCCGGGTCTGTACGGCCCCCTCTACAGCCTGGGCCAAGGGCACCGCGGCCCCCAGCGGAGGGgaaagggacagaggaggggaagaagcTGTAAACAGCCCCAGCGTCCGGGCCTCGCCTCGAAGAGCCCTGCGTCTCAGGCCCCGCCGCGGGCCGCCGGGGCCCCTAGCCGGCCCCGGGGCCGCCCCTCCCGGGGCCCAGGAGAACGGAGGGGAGTCCGGTTCCCTTCTCGGAGGGCTAGGGCATCTCGCAGAGCGGTCCCAGCTGCAGAGAAGGGGGAAGTCAGGACTTACCTGTCATTACTTTCTACGCCATCTTGGATCCACTTGTCAACGTCCCCACAAAGCATTATGG ATCTTTGGTGCACGGCTGCAGACTCCTACGACCCACTTCTTGCTCCGGGACACCGGGGGTCGCTTCAGGGCCCGGCAACCCTGCAGACCAGCCGGCGCTCTGACTCCTGCATTCGTGGGAAGAAAGGTTCTGGAGCCGTCGGGCTCCAGGATCTGGCGACACGGTGTCCCGGAATCAACCAGCGTCTGA